A single genomic interval of Salmo trutta chromosome 13, fSalTru1.1, whole genome shotgun sequence harbors:
- the LOC115205886 gene encoding uncharacterized protein LOC115205886 isoform X1, whose product MLILAHLSLLLLLGSQDSVTCTDLQKQHEVIHAAVGEPLVLNCTYNCSSGFVRGHWLKLPDCPRCPRPRETKNVTKNGDLCTLPLYFPHLSREDFQYNYTCFSEDHESEQFPRKIECLVSLQAQDESVTALGNHEDSIIDHEKFTGVKVLATVTVIVAAVLAAVSVSLCMSRNRYCKGKPAVICTGTTSREGSGACSTNCERVALRITPADCQSDHEVPYADIMITMRGASTPELTQISYLAPGDHRERWREEAGPGPSTGPEARSHLQASRSADRLHVQPREVSRKMSTNSEYAVITYS is encoded by the exons ATGCTAATCTTAGCCCACTTGTCATTGCTGCTTCTTTTGGGAAGCCAAG ATTCAGTAACCTGTACCGACCTGCAGAAACAGCATGAAGTCATCCATGCAGCAGTTGGAGAACCTTTAGTGTTGAACTGCACCTACAACTGCTCCTCTGGATTTGTCCGTGGACACTGGCTCAAACTCCCAGACTGTCCTCGTTGTCCTAGGCCAAGGGAAACAAAAAATGTCACAAAGAATGGTGACCTCTGCACTCTACCATTGTATTTTCCACATCTGTCCAGGGAAGATTTTCAGTACAACTATACCTGCTTTTCTGAAGATCATGAAAGCGAACAGTTCCCACGCAAGATAGAGTGTCTGGTATCACTGCAAGCACAAG ATGAATCGGTGACAGCGTTGGGTAACCATGAGGACTCAATAATAGATCATG AGAAATTCACAGGCGTCAAGGTGTTGGCAACAGTGACAGTTATTGTGGCTGCGGTGTTGGCAGCCGTGTCTGTCTCCTTATGTATGAGCCGCAATCGATATTGCAAAG GAAAACCTGCTGTTATCTGTACAGG CACAACATCAAGAGAAGGATCAG GTGCATGCTCAACCAATTGTGAGAGGGTGGCACTGCGAATAACTCCGGCTG ATTGCCAGAGTGATCATGAGGTTCCTTATGCTGACATCATGATTACTATGCGAGGGGCCAGCACACCTGAGCTCACACAGATCTCCTACCTGGCTCCGGGGGACCATAGAGAA AGGTGGAGAGAAGAGGCAGGCCCTGGCCCCAGCACCGGCCCTGAAGCTAGATCCCACCTGCAGGCCTCCCGCTCAGCTGACAGACTGCATGTCCAGCCCCGAGAAGTCTCAAGGAAGATGAGCACAAACTCTGAGTATGCTGTTATCACCTACTCTTAA
- the LOC115205886 gene encoding uncharacterized protein LOC115205886 isoform X2, which yields MLLFHSLKRKEKFTGVKVLATVTVIVAAVLAAVSVSLCMSRNRYCKGKPAVICTGTTSREGSGACSTNCERVALRITPADCQSDHEVPYADIMITMRGASTPELTQISYLAPGDHRERWREEAGPGPSTGPEARSHLQASRSADRLHVQPREVSRKMSTNSEYAVITYS from the exons ATGCTGCTATTCCACTCCTTAAAAAGAAAAG AGAAATTCACAGGCGTCAAGGTGTTGGCAACAGTGACAGTTATTGTGGCTGCGGTGTTGGCAGCCGTGTCTGTCTCCTTATGTATGAGCCGCAATCGATATTGCAAAG GAAAACCTGCTGTTATCTGTACAGG CACAACATCAAGAGAAGGATCAG GTGCATGCTCAACCAATTGTGAGAGGGTGGCACTGCGAATAACTCCGGCTG ATTGCCAGAGTGATCATGAGGTTCCTTATGCTGACATCATGATTACTATGCGAGGGGCCAGCACACCTGAGCTCACACAGATCTCCTACCTGGCTCCGGGGGACCATAGAGAA AGGTGGAGAGAAGAGGCAGGCCCTGGCCCCAGCACCGGCCCTGAAGCTAGATCCCACCTGCAGGCCTCCCGCTCAGCTGACAGACTGCATGTCCAGCCCCGAGAAGTCTCAAGGAAGATGAGCACAAACTCTGAGTATGCTGTTATCACCTACTCTTAA